One Glycine soja cultivar W05 chromosome 2, ASM419377v2, whole genome shotgun sequence genomic region harbors:
- the LOC114377194 gene encoding uncharacterized protein LOC114377194 isoform X5 codes for MDSVVNAAVEEICAGIEDGLTLAALWAKLEDSPSLSSSNLCLNSTVKRAIWTNLLRIPTLRFEPQPSSSELEDAEKLNTKIFAHQSLTDNFVGLYDSQSLQDAQMRVLRLLANARANGVTQTQLAKQLHIDPNNFHYVLRSLECQGLIVKRSAIEKKKQISSHGESKNYPCVATHLVYLHRYAKQLASHQRFEFEITKFNSPDDDDEDADGTTLQTDVHLKDYKPQMKAICEKLAEANGKVLLVSDIKKDLGYCGSRPKQRAWRQISQRLKAHGIVEQFDAKVNGKIEACLRLLDPITTESGNEDKKLNSGKICQVIDQLVELPMEHQIYDIIDAAGSCGITLKEICERLGIELKKSHIRLVNLCYRFGMKVQEEQCLKSKAIRVWTSKNFNPEPEVELICKLDENKTLNDVPDSSKIISEFETSTTSGKLADPAKLEDRGVGAELSCVSPRNTESNFVGTSADLQDLVLDRRSTVSHCKSVSSSAEADNAPSGAFPSDMLKPFSTGSNQRYASLSLSVDNTRRANRILERLKDERFILKSEINRCLICFEKDKSTKVDRKTIDRILTKLQEQEQVKCITVHSPVISEYSRTKDCVVVVHPSMSLTPELFDEIQDRIRSFNCYIRSKSASHQKNDELLPVMEDIQKNQSVIVPDGQASKAEAMRANGFVLAKMIRAKLLHSFIWDCLHRSTSHINVLSSKKCVFEVTDAPHSSSKLFFLEATIKEMPVELFLKVVGSTKNYEEMIEKCKMDLRLSDLPPEEYKCLMDAQATGRLSLVIDILRRLKLIRIVTDLQSRDGVKTPQTHTMELRPYIEEPISNDAASLNFISLDLRPRVRHDFILSNRGAVDEYWRTLENCYATADRKAASYAFPGSVVHELFRFRSWASTRLMTAEQRAELLKHVTKDNLSENISYRDCEKIAKDLNLTTEQVLSMYKSHRRFVYQFKDEKIEDNSPECKGNSSRRRKKKSTELRPAKHARIDDAVTDVVDMHIEGSQNLDVHSGECATHMQEFEESMPQDCIPLISQRVLTKMKPTRLRRFIWSDKTDRQLVIQYVKHRAVLGAKYHRIDWASISDLPASPIACMRRMNLLNSNMRFRKAVNKLCSMLSERYAKQLEKSQYSSLNNDRKQFVRSQSCEGILNNSSPDAEIQITSLNKEAWDDFENKNIKMVLDEILRCKMMAKLGASSQKGQLQYDGWSDANANADGFESQENEEITSAIPCDNIQSHGKPHTFSAQRSRRRRLDKNFTRFLNNMVNVYGQVNESLAISNVVELFKLVFLSTSTDPQAPKLLDDILRRYSQHDLFAAFNYLKEKKVMVGGTGNERFELSQQFLQSVSKSPFPFNTGKQAVKFSAWLEERGKDLTEVGANLAEDLQCGDIFHLFALVSSGELSISPFLPDNGVGEAEDLRSAKRKSDTTESSYSDKAKKSKSFFGVEGEIISRREKGFPGIIISAHRTTISRADILNLFKDNDNYGQPFEGDFQLNIGQSSNYSLPDHILEITKSSDPVPLEENRSESPWEAMAGYARHLLSEYSNKKHAYAICAEVFRVVYAAIQKAGDQGLSMGEISQEQR; via the exons atggACTCGGTTGTGAATGCTGCGGTGGAAGAGATATGTGCTGGGATTGAAGATGGACTAACTCTCGCAGCCCTGTGGGCCAAGCTTGAAGACTCACCCTCTCTTTCATCCTCCAATCTCTGTCTCAATTCCACTGTCAAAAGAGCCATATGGACAAACCTGCTTCGCATTCCCACTCTCCGGTTTGAACCACAACCCTCTTCTTCGGAACTGGAGGATGCCGAGAAGCTCAATACAAAGATCTTTGCTCACCAGAGCCTCACGGATAACTTTGTCGGTCTCTACGACTCGCAATCTCTCCAAGATGCCCAAATGCGTGTCCTTCGCCTTCTTGCTAATGCTAGAGCGAATGGTGTCACGCAAACTCAGCTTGCCAAACAGTTGCACATTGATCCCAATAACTTCCATTATGTGTTGAGGAGTCTTGAGTGTCAAGGCTTGATTGTCAAGCGCTCGGCAattgagaaaaagaaacaaatctcCAGTCATGGTGAATCCAAAAATTATCCGTGTGTAGCTACCCATTTAGTATACTTGCATCGCTATGCGAAGCAACTTGCCTCTCATCAAAGGTTTGAGTTTGAAATTACCAAATTCAACTCCCCTGATGATGACGATGAGGATGCAGATGGAACCACCCTTCAAACAGATGTTCATCTTAAGGATTATAAACCTCAGATGAAAGCTATTTGTGAAAAACTTGCAGAAGCCAATGGCAAG GTTCTTCTTGTGTCAGATATTAAGAAGGATCTTGGTTACTGTGGATCGCGTCCAAAACAAAGGGCTTGGCGACAA ATTTCTCAAAGGTTGAAAGCACATGGCATTGTGGAACAGTTTGACGCTAAGGTGAATGGCAAG ATTGAGGCTTGCCTGCGCCTTCTTGACCCAATAACTACAGAATCTGGAAATGAAGATAAAAAGTTGAACTCCGGGAAAATCTGTCAAGTTATTGATCAGCTTGTGGAGCTTCCCATGGAGCatcaaatttatgatattattgatGCTGCAGGATCTTGTGGCATTACTTTGAAGGAG ATATGTGAAAGGCTTGGGATTGAACTGAAAAAGAGTCACATTCGACTTGTAAATTTGTGCTATAGATTTGGAATGAAAGTGCAGGAAGAACAATGCCTAAAATCTAAGGCAATTCGAGTTTGGACTTCTAAAAATTTCAACCCTGAACCAGAAGTTGAACTTATTTGCAAGCttgatgaaaacaaaactttaaaCGATGTGCCTGACAGTTCAAAAATAATATCTGAATTTGAGACTTCAACTACCAGTGGAAAACTTGCTGACCCTGCAAAATTGGAAGATAGAGGAGTTGGTGCAGAACTATCTTGTGTATCTCCAAGAAATACTGAGTCAAACTTTGTAGGAACGTCAGCAGACTTGCAAGATTTGGTCCTTGACCGAAGAAGTACAGTTTCTCACTGCAAATCAGTCAGTTCATCAGCGGAGGCAGACAATGCACCATCAGGAGCATTTCCATCTGACATGTTGAAACCATTCTCTACTGgatcaaatcaaagatatgCAAGTCTATCTTTAAGTGTGGATAACACTAGAAGGGCAAATAGGATACTAGAAAGACTAAAG GATGAAAGGTTCATTTTGAAATCTGAGATAAATAGGTGTCTTATTTGCTTTGAGAAGGATAAGTCTACAAAAGTGGACCGCAAGACTATTGACCGAATATTAACTAAACTTCAAGAACAAGAGCAGGTCAAATGTATAACAGTACATTCACCTGTTATTTCTGAATATTCCAGGACAAAAGATTGTGTGGTAGTTGTACATCCATCCATGAGTCTAACTCCTGAGTTATTTGATGAAATTCAAGATAGAATACGATCATTTAATTGTTATATTCGCAGCAAAAGTGCTTCACAtcagaaaaatgatgaattGCTACCTGTAATGGAGGATATTCAGAAAAATCAAAGCGTTATAGTTCCAGATGGGCAGGCTAGTAAAGCAGAAGCCATGCGTGCTAATGGATTTGTATTAGCAAAAATGATTCGTGCAAAGCTGCTGCACAGTTTTATTTGGGATTGTCTGCATAGGTCAACAAGCCATATTAATGTTTTATCATCTAAAAAATGTGTCTTCGAGGTAACTGATGCTCCTCATAGTAGCAGCAAACTATTTTTTCTAGAAGCAACTATTAAAGAAATGCCAGTTGAACTATTCTTAAAAGTTGTCGGGTCCACTAAAAATTATGAAGAAATGATTGAAAAGTGCAAGATGGATTTACGTCTCTCTGATCTTCCTCCGGAGGAGTACAAGTGTTTAATGGATGCTCAAGCAACAGGAAGATTGTCATTAGTTATTGACATTTTACGCCGATTAAAG TTGATACGAATTGTAACTGATTTGCAATCTAGAGATGGAGTCAAAACCCCTCAAACTCACACGATGGAGCTTCGGCCTTACATCGAGGAACCCATTTCAAATGATGCAgcatctttaaattttatatctctTGATCTTCGACCAAGAGTCAGGCATGATTTTATTCTATCTAATAGAGGTGCAGTTGATGAATATTGGCGAACATTGGAGAATTGCTATGCTACTGCTGATCGAAAAGCTGCTTCATATGCATTTCCTGGATCTGTGGTCCATGAG CTTTTCCGCTTCCGTTCATGGGCATCTACTCGTCTTATGACAGCTGAACAACGTGCTGAACTTTTAAAGCATGTAACCAAGGATAATCTTAGTGAAAATATTTCATATAGGGACTGTGAGAAGATTGCAAAAGATCTGAATCTTACCACAGAGCAG GTACTTAGCATGTATAAGAGTCATCGCCGTTTTGTTTATCAGTTCAAAGATGAAAAGATAGAGGATAATTCACCTGAATGCAAGGGTAATTCATCTCGtcgtaggaaaaaaaaatccactgaGCTCAGGCCTGCAAAGCATGCCAGAATTGATGATGCAGTAACTGATGTTGTGGACATGCACATAGAAGGATCACAAAATTTGGATGTGCATTCGGGAGAGTGTGCCACACATATGCAAGAATTTGAGGAGAGTATGCCTCAAGACTGTATCCCCCTTATTAGCCAGCGTGTCTTAACCAAAATGAAGCCAACACGCCTAAGGAGATTCATTTGGTCAGACAAAACTGATAG GCAGTTGGTGATCCAATATGTTAAACACCGTGCTGTTCTTGGTGCCAAATATCATCGCATAGATTGGGCATCCATTTCTGATCTTCCAGCTTCTCCAATCGCTTGTATGAGAAGAATGAATTTGTTGAATAGTAACATGAGATTTAGGAAAGCCGTGAATAAACTCTGTAGCATGCTCAGTGAACGATATGCAAAGCAACTGGAAAAGTCCCAGTACTCGTCATTAAACAATGATCGCAAACAGTTTGTGCGATCCCAGTCCTGTGAAGGTATCCTCAATAACTCTAGTCCTGATgctgaaattcaaattacaagTCTAAACAAAGAAGCTTGGGATGACTTTGAGAACAAAAATATCAAGATGGTCCTTGATGAGATTCTTCGCTGCAAGATGATGGCTAAGCTGGGTGCCTCCTCCCAAAAAGGTCAATTGCAATATGATGGGTGGTCAGATGCAAATGCGAATGCTGATGGATTT GAATctcaagaaaatgaagaaattacatCAGCTATTCCTTGTGATAATATTCAGAGTCATGGGAAGCCCCATACATTTTCTGCCCAAAGATCACGGCGGCGGCGGCTTGATAAAAATTTTACTAGGTTTCTGAATAATATGGTTAATGTTTATGGACAAGTAAATGAATCATTGGCTATTTCAAATGTTGTAGAGCTatttaaacttgtttttttaagcacCTCAACAGATCCTCAGGCACCCAAATTACTAGATGACATTCTTCGGCGATACTCACAGCATGATCTATTTGCTGCTTTTAACTAtcttaaagagaaaaaagttatg GTTGGGGGCACTGGCAATGAACGTTTTGAACTATCACAACAGTTCTTGCAgagtgtttccaagtcaccatTTCCATttaatactggaaagcaagctGTTAAATTTTCTGCATGGCTGGAGGAAAGAGGCAAAGACCTCACAGAAGTGGGCGCTAATCTTGCTGAAGATCTACAATGTGGGgacatttttcatttgtttgctTTAGTCTCATCGGGTGAACTTTCAATTTCTCCATTCCTACCAGATAATGGTGTTGGAGAGGCTGAAGACTTGAGAAGTGCAAAGCGTAAATCTGATACTACCGAGTCTTCATATAGTGATAAAGCCAAAAAGTCAAAATCCTTCTTTGGAGTAGAAGGTGAAATTATTTCTCGTCGGGAAAAAGGATTTCCTGGTATCATCATTTCTGCACACCGAACAACAATTTCAAGAgctgatattttaaatttgttcaaGGATAATGATAACTATGGCCAACCTTTTGAGGGAGATTTCCAATTAAACATTGGCCAAAGCAGTAATTATTCACTTCCTGACCATATCTTGGAAATCACTAAATCTTCTGACCCTGTACCTCTGGAAGAAAATCGTAGTGAATCACCCTGGGAAGCTATGGCAGGCTATGCACGACATTTGTTGTCAGAATATTCCAATAAAAAACATGCATATGCCATTTGTGCTGAGGTCTTCAGGGTTGTTTATGCTGCCATCCAAAAGGCTGGTGACCAAGGATTAAGCATGGGAGAAATTTCCCAG GAGCAGAGATAG
- the LOC114377194 gene encoding uncharacterized protein LOC114377194 isoform X4, producing MDSVVNAAVEEICAGIEDGLTLAALWAKLEDSPSLSSSNLCLNSTVKRAIWTNLLRIPTLRFEPQPSSSELEDAEKLNTKIFAHQSLTDNFVGLYDSQSLQDAQMRVLRLLANARANGVTQTQLAKQLHIDPNNFHYVLRSLECQGLIVKRSAIEKKKQISSHGESKNYPCVATHLVYLHRYAKQLASHQRFEFEITKFNSPDDDDEDADGTTLQTDVHLKDYKPQMKAICEKLAEANGKVLLVSDIKKDLGYCGSRPKQRAWRQISQRLKAHGIVEQFDAKVNGKIEACLRLLDPITTESGNEDKKLNSGKICQVIDQLVELPMEHQIYDIIDAAGSCGITLKEICERLGIELKKSHIRLVNLCYRFGMKVQEEQCLKSKAIRVWTSKNFNPEPEVELICKLDENKTLNDVPDSSKIISEFETSTTSGKLADPAKLEDRGVGAELSCVSPRNTESNFVGTSADLQDLVLDRRSTVSHCKSVSSSAEADNAPSGAFPSDMLKPFSTGSNQRYASLSLSVDNTRRANRILERLKDERFILKSEINRCLICFEKDKSTKVDRKTIDRILTKLQEQEQVKCITVHSPVISEYSRTKDCVVVVHPSMSLTPELFDEIQDRIRSFNCYIRSKSASHQKNDELLPVMEDIQKNQSVIVPDGQASKAEAMRANGFVLAKMIRAKLLHSFIWDCLHRSTSHINVLSSKKCVFEVTDAPHSSSKLFFLEATIKEMPVELFLKVVGSTKNYEEMIEKCKMDLRLSDLPPEEYKCLMDAQATGRLSLVIDILRRLKLIRIVTDLQSRDGVKTPQTHTMELRPYIEEPISNDAASLNFISLDLRPRVRHDFILSNRGAVDEYWRTLENCYATADRKAASYAFPGSVVHELFRFRSWASTRLMTAEQRAELLKHVTKDNLSENISYRDCEKIAKDLNLTTEQVLSMYKSHRRFVYQFKDEKIEDNSPECKGNSSRRRKKKSTELRPAKHARIDDAVTDVVDMHIEGSQNLDVHSGECATHMQEFEESMPQDCIPLISQRVLTKMKPTRLRRFIWSDKTDRQLVIQYVKHRAVLGAKYHRIDWASISDLPASPIACMRRMNLLNSNMRFRKAVNKLCSMLSERYAKQLEKSQYSSLNNDRKQFVRSQSCEGILNNSSPDAEIQITSLNKEAWDDFENKNIKMVLDEILRCKMMAKLGASSQKGQLQYDGWSDANANADGFESQENEEITSAIPCDNIQSHGKPHTFSAQRSRRRRLDKNFTRFLNNMVNVYGQVNESLAISNVVELFKLVFLSTSTDPQAPKLLDDILRRYSQHDLFAAFNYLKEKKVMVGGTGNERFELSQQFLQSVSKSPFPFNTGKQAVKFSAWLEERGKDLTEVGANLAEDLQCGDIFHLFALVSSGELSISPFLPDNGVGEAEDLRSAKRKSDTTESSYSDKAKKSKSFFGVEGEIISRREKGFPGIIISAHRTTISRADILNLFKDNDNYGQPFEGDFQLNIGQSSNYSLPDHILEITKSSDPVPLEENRSESPWEAMAGYARHLLSEYSNKKHAYAICAEVFRVVYAAIQKAGDQGLSMGEISQVINLPGAEIDVLIVDALQAFGQALKVNAYDTVRVVDVLYRHKYFLTPMSDFHLHVVQPSSTKTIEKSDHTCELYESEERDTTSVDTSRERNTAIDSVHTLTILNLPHGDVDPENQACDRNEGCKQNRLGLSRVNHKKETLEFSSGESCVPILPWVNGDGTINNIVYRGLRRRVLGIVMQNPGILEDDILHHMHVLNPQILFFHTRTVELSWN from the exons atggACTCGGTTGTGAATGCTGCGGTGGAAGAGATATGTGCTGGGATTGAAGATGGACTAACTCTCGCAGCCCTGTGGGCCAAGCTTGAAGACTCACCCTCTCTTTCATCCTCCAATCTCTGTCTCAATTCCACTGTCAAAAGAGCCATATGGACAAACCTGCTTCGCATTCCCACTCTCCGGTTTGAACCACAACCCTCTTCTTCGGAACTGGAGGATGCCGAGAAGCTCAATACAAAGATCTTTGCTCACCAGAGCCTCACGGATAACTTTGTCGGTCTCTACGACTCGCAATCTCTCCAAGATGCCCAAATGCGTGTCCTTCGCCTTCTTGCTAATGCTAGAGCGAATGGTGTCACGCAAACTCAGCTTGCCAAACAGTTGCACATTGATCCCAATAACTTCCATTATGTGTTGAGGAGTCTTGAGTGTCAAGGCTTGATTGTCAAGCGCTCGGCAattgagaaaaagaaacaaatctcCAGTCATGGTGAATCCAAAAATTATCCGTGTGTAGCTACCCATTTAGTATACTTGCATCGCTATGCGAAGCAACTTGCCTCTCATCAAAGGTTTGAGTTTGAAATTACCAAATTCAACTCCCCTGATGATGACGATGAGGATGCAGATGGAACCACCCTTCAAACAGATGTTCATCTTAAGGATTATAAACCTCAGATGAAAGCTATTTGTGAAAAACTTGCAGAAGCCAATGGCAAG GTTCTTCTTGTGTCAGATATTAAGAAGGATCTTGGTTACTGTGGATCGCGTCCAAAACAAAGGGCTTGGCGACAA ATTTCTCAAAGGTTGAAAGCACATGGCATTGTGGAACAGTTTGACGCTAAGGTGAATGGCAAG ATTGAGGCTTGCCTGCGCCTTCTTGACCCAATAACTACAGAATCTGGAAATGAAGATAAAAAGTTGAACTCCGGGAAAATCTGTCAAGTTATTGATCAGCTTGTGGAGCTTCCCATGGAGCatcaaatttatgatattattgatGCTGCAGGATCTTGTGGCATTACTTTGAAGGAG ATATGTGAAAGGCTTGGGATTGAACTGAAAAAGAGTCACATTCGACTTGTAAATTTGTGCTATAGATTTGGAATGAAAGTGCAGGAAGAACAATGCCTAAAATCTAAGGCAATTCGAGTTTGGACTTCTAAAAATTTCAACCCTGAACCAGAAGTTGAACTTATTTGCAAGCttgatgaaaacaaaactttaaaCGATGTGCCTGACAGTTCAAAAATAATATCTGAATTTGAGACTTCAACTACCAGTGGAAAACTTGCTGACCCTGCAAAATTGGAAGATAGAGGAGTTGGTGCAGAACTATCTTGTGTATCTCCAAGAAATACTGAGTCAAACTTTGTAGGAACGTCAGCAGACTTGCAAGATTTGGTCCTTGACCGAAGAAGTACAGTTTCTCACTGCAAATCAGTCAGTTCATCAGCGGAGGCAGACAATGCACCATCAGGAGCATTTCCATCTGACATGTTGAAACCATTCTCTACTGgatcaaatcaaagatatgCAAGTCTATCTTTAAGTGTGGATAACACTAGAAGGGCAAATAGGATACTAGAAAGACTAAAG GATGAAAGGTTCATTTTGAAATCTGAGATAAATAGGTGTCTTATTTGCTTTGAGAAGGATAAGTCTACAAAAGTGGACCGCAAGACTATTGACCGAATATTAACTAAACTTCAAGAACAAGAGCAGGTCAAATGTATAACAGTACATTCACCTGTTATTTCTGAATATTCCAGGACAAAAGATTGTGTGGTAGTTGTACATCCATCCATGAGTCTAACTCCTGAGTTATTTGATGAAATTCAAGATAGAATACGATCATTTAATTGTTATATTCGCAGCAAAAGTGCTTCACAtcagaaaaatgatgaattGCTACCTGTAATGGAGGATATTCAGAAAAATCAAAGCGTTATAGTTCCAGATGGGCAGGCTAGTAAAGCAGAAGCCATGCGTGCTAATGGATTTGTATTAGCAAAAATGATTCGTGCAAAGCTGCTGCACAGTTTTATTTGGGATTGTCTGCATAGGTCAACAAGCCATATTAATGTTTTATCATCTAAAAAATGTGTCTTCGAGGTAACTGATGCTCCTCATAGTAGCAGCAAACTATTTTTTCTAGAAGCAACTATTAAAGAAATGCCAGTTGAACTATTCTTAAAAGTTGTCGGGTCCACTAAAAATTATGAAGAAATGATTGAAAAGTGCAAGATGGATTTACGTCTCTCTGATCTTCCTCCGGAGGAGTACAAGTGTTTAATGGATGCTCAAGCAACAGGAAGATTGTCATTAGTTATTGACATTTTACGCCGATTAAAG TTGATACGAATTGTAACTGATTTGCAATCTAGAGATGGAGTCAAAACCCCTCAAACTCACACGATGGAGCTTCGGCCTTACATCGAGGAACCCATTTCAAATGATGCAgcatctttaaattttatatctctTGATCTTCGACCAAGAGTCAGGCATGATTTTATTCTATCTAATAGAGGTGCAGTTGATGAATATTGGCGAACATTGGAGAATTGCTATGCTACTGCTGATCGAAAAGCTGCTTCATATGCATTTCCTGGATCTGTGGTCCATGAG CTTTTCCGCTTCCGTTCATGGGCATCTACTCGTCTTATGACAGCTGAACAACGTGCTGAACTTTTAAAGCATGTAACCAAGGATAATCTTAGTGAAAATATTTCATATAGGGACTGTGAGAAGATTGCAAAAGATCTGAATCTTACCACAGAGCAG GTACTTAGCATGTATAAGAGTCATCGCCGTTTTGTTTATCAGTTCAAAGATGAAAAGATAGAGGATAATTCACCTGAATGCAAGGGTAATTCATCTCGtcgtaggaaaaaaaaatccactgaGCTCAGGCCTGCAAAGCATGCCAGAATTGATGATGCAGTAACTGATGTTGTGGACATGCACATAGAAGGATCACAAAATTTGGATGTGCATTCGGGAGAGTGTGCCACACATATGCAAGAATTTGAGGAGAGTATGCCTCAAGACTGTATCCCCCTTATTAGCCAGCGTGTCTTAACCAAAATGAAGCCAACACGCCTAAGGAGATTCATTTGGTCAGACAAAACTGATAG GCAGTTGGTGATCCAATATGTTAAACACCGTGCTGTTCTTGGTGCCAAATATCATCGCATAGATTGGGCATCCATTTCTGATCTTCCAGCTTCTCCAATCGCTTGTATGAGAAGAATGAATTTGTTGAATAGTAACATGAGATTTAGGAAAGCCGTGAATAAACTCTGTAGCATGCTCAGTGAACGATATGCAAAGCAACTGGAAAAGTCCCAGTACTCGTCATTAAACAATGATCGCAAACAGTTTGTGCGATCCCAGTCCTGTGAAGGTATCCTCAATAACTCTAGTCCTGATgctgaaattcaaattacaagTCTAAACAAAGAAGCTTGGGATGACTTTGAGAACAAAAATATCAAGATGGTCCTTGATGAGATTCTTCGCTGCAAGATGATGGCTAAGCTGGGTGCCTCCTCCCAAAAAGGTCAATTGCAATATGATGGGTGGTCAGATGCAAATGCGAATGCTGATGGATTT GAATctcaagaaaatgaagaaattacatCAGCTATTCCTTGTGATAATATTCAGAGTCATGGGAAGCCCCATACATTTTCTGCCCAAAGATCACGGCGGCGGCGGCTTGATAAAAATTTTACTAGGTTTCTGAATAATATGGTTAATGTTTATGGACAAGTAAATGAATCATTGGCTATTTCAAATGTTGTAGAGCTatttaaacttgtttttttaagcacCTCAACAGATCCTCAGGCACCCAAATTACTAGATGACATTCTTCGGCGATACTCACAGCATGATCTATTTGCTGCTTTTAACTAtcttaaagagaaaaaagttatg GTTGGGGGCACTGGCAATGAACGTTTTGAACTATCACAACAGTTCTTGCAgagtgtttccaagtcaccatTTCCATttaatactggaaagcaagctGTTAAATTTTCTGCATGGCTGGAGGAAAGAGGCAAAGACCTCACAGAAGTGGGCGCTAATCTTGCTGAAGATCTACAATGTGGGgacatttttcatttgtttgctTTAGTCTCATCGGGTGAACTTTCAATTTCTCCATTCCTACCAGATAATGGTGTTGGAGAGGCTGAAGACTTGAGAAGTGCAAAGCGTAAATCTGATACTACCGAGTCTTCATATAGTGATAAAGCCAAAAAGTCAAAATCCTTCTTTGGAGTAGAAGGTGAAATTATTTCTCGTCGGGAAAAAGGATTTCCTGGTATCATCATTTCTGCACACCGAACAACAATTTCAAGAgctgatattttaaatttgttcaaGGATAATGATAACTATGGCCAACCTTTTGAGGGAGATTTCCAATTAAACATTGGCCAAAGCAGTAATTATTCACTTCCTGACCATATCTTGGAAATCACTAAATCTTCTGACCCTGTACCTCTGGAAGAAAATCGTAGTGAATCACCCTGGGAAGCTATGGCAGGCTATGCACGACATTTGTTGTCAGAATATTCCAATAAAAAACATGCATATGCCATTTGTGCTGAGGTCTTCAGGGTTGTTTATGCTGCCATCCAAAAGGCTGGTGACCAAGGATTAAGCATGGGAGAAATTTCCCAGGTTATAAACTTGCCAG GAGCAGAGATAGATGTCTTGATTGTTGATGCTCTTCAAGCATTTGGGCAAGCCTTAAAG GTCAATGCTTATGATACTGTCCGTGTTGTTGATGTCTTATACCGTCACAAGTACTTTTTGACACCTATGTCTGATTTTCATCTTCATGTTGTACAACCTTCCTCAACAAAAACCATCGAGAAAAGTGATCATACATGTGAGCTTTATGAATCGGAGGAAAGGGATACTACTTCTGTTGATACTTCGAGAGAAAGAAACACCGCTATTGATAGCGTGCACACATTGACAATTCTCAATCTTCCACATGGGGATGTGGATCCTGAAAATCAAGCTTGTGATAGGAATGAAGGCTGTAAGCAAAACAGACTTGGTTTATCCAGAGTCAATCATAAGAAAGAAACTCTCGAATTTTCTTCTGGTGAATCATGTGTGCCAATATTGCCATGGGTCAATGGAGATGGGACCATCAACAACATTGTTTACAGGGGACTCAGACGTCGTGTTCTTGGAATAGTGATGCAAAACCCTGGGATATTGGAG GATGATATTCTACATCATATGCACGTGTTGAATCCACAg ATTTTGTTCTTCCATACAAG AACTGTAGAACTCTCTTGGAATTGA